A genomic segment from Chitinophagaceae bacterium encodes:
- a CDS encoding formimidoylglutamase, translating into MQDLLDFLEPIPIHEINADEGYYEGQLARHVAIYQQELPDINDASIVIIGAKETRGESILGGAESAANEIRKELYKLHYWHTDIKICDLGNVKNGANISDSYAALKTVIAALIEQKKTVVIIGGSHDVTLAQYNAYRHLNLQIEATCIDAKIDLQSETPIRSDNFLMEMLTGDPSMVKHYNHLGFQSYLVHPKLLETMDKLRFDCYRLGTVLELMEEMEPVLRNSHLVSFDICAIKNADAPANTDLPNGFTGVEACMLARYAGMSDKLQSFGIYGYRPEHDRNALTAKQVAQMLWYFIDGKNKSLNEAAYGDKHNFIEFHTAFAEVDTMFLQSKKTGRWWMQMPNNKLIACSFADYKKASQNQIPERWLRVQERS; encoded by the coding sequence ATGCAGGATTTACTGGACTTTTTAGAACCTATTCCCATACATGAAATTAATGCCGATGAAGGTTATTATGAAGGCCAATTGGCACGGCATGTAGCCATATACCAGCAGGAATTGCCTGATATTAATGATGCCTCTATTGTAATTATTGGCGCCAAAGAAACCCGTGGTGAAAGTATTTTGGGTGGCGCAGAAAGCGCAGCTAATGAAATAAGAAAAGAGCTGTACAAACTTCACTATTGGCATACCGATATTAAAATTTGCGATTTAGGTAATGTAAAAAATGGCGCAAATATTTCCGATAGTTATGCTGCGCTAAAAACCGTTATTGCCGCACTTATAGAACAAAAGAAAACCGTAGTAATTATTGGCGGCAGCCACGATGTAACCCTGGCACAATACAATGCATACCGGCATCTGAACCTGCAAATAGAAGCCACCTGCATAGATGCCAAAATAGATTTACAAAGTGAAACGCCCATACGCAGCGATAACTTTCTTATGGAAATGCTCACCGGCGACCCCAGTATGGTGAAACATTATAACCATCTCGGCTTTCAAAGCTACCTTGTTCATCCAAAGCTTTTGGAAACTATGGATAAACTCCGCTTTGATTGTTACCGCCTGGGAACCGTGTTGGAATTAATGGAAGAAATGGAACCGGTTTTACGCAACTCCCACTTAGTAAGCTTTGATATTTGCGCCATTAAAAATGCCGATGCGCCAGCCAACACCGATTTGCCCAATGGCTTTACCGGAGTTGAAGCCTGTATGCTTGCACGTTATGCCGGCATGAGCGATAAACTGCAGAGTTTTGGCATATATGGATACCGGCCCGAGCATGACCGCAATGCATTAACTGCTAAGCAGGTAGCCCAAATGCTCTGGTATTTTATTGATGGTAAAAACAAAAGCCTTAACGAAGCCGCTTATGGAGACAAACATAATTTTATTGAATTCCATACTGCATTTGCCGAAGTGGATACCATGTTTTTACAAAGCAAAAAAACCGGCCGATGGTGGATGCAAATGCCCAACAATAAATTAATTGCCTGCAGTTTTGCCGATTATAAAAAAGCCAGCCAAAACCAAATTCCAGAAAGGTGGTTAAGGGTGCAGGAAAGAAGTTGA
- a CDS encoding OPT/YSL family transporter — translation MSEQNNFKPFVSPQTNMKELTLKSILVGGIFGVIFGASTVYLALKAGLTVSASIPIAVISILLGKLFLKTTILENNIIQTTGSAGESIAAGVVFTLPGFLFLSNPDSAQFFNYITILTLSIFGGILGTLMMIPLRRSLIVKEHETLPYPEGTACASVLKAGEKGGDLAKTALYGVGFAFIYAMLQKIFHVIAETPSFMTRQTQKFFPSAKLSSEITPEYLGVGYIIGPKIAGVLVAGGVLSWFVFIPLLASLVPGDIIAAQLVKLGYLADVTKAGGPGGWDPVTQTFADYSTAIYRAYIRVIGAGAVAAGGFITLIKTLPTIISSFKGSLGSLKKGEAGEKIEIPRTERDLSMKIVGIGSLALILLMTVLPQVPGDNIGSKLLLGILVIIFGAFFVTVSSRIVGLIGSSNNPISGMTIATLMGTCLVFIAVGWTGSLYEPMALVVGGMICIAAANAGATSQDLKTGYIVGATPKYQQIALFVGAIVSSVAIGFTVKILDTPTQEMLAQNIHHAIGTDTYPAPQGTLMATLIKGILSFNLDWQFVLVGAAIAIVVELCGIKALSFAIGIYLPLSTTLPIFIGGAIRGIANWRKSKKHDAKSEEDEDLGKGNLFATGLVAGGAVAGVIVAILSVNENIANTLKNWSAEHGLTQMLGSETGYFFLGVAFFAFMGFVLYKMALKK, via the coding sequence ATGTCTGAACAAAACAACTTCAAGCCTTTCGTATCTCCCCAAACTAATATGAAAGAGCTCACCCTAAAATCTATTTTAGTAGGTGGAATATTTGGAGTTATTTTCGGTGCCTCTACTGTTTACCTGGCATTAAAAGCCGGGCTTACTGTATCCGCATCTATTCCCATAGCCGTTATCTCTATTTTACTGGGTAAATTATTTTTAAAAACTACCATTCTGGAAAACAATATAATTCAAACCACCGGTTCGGCAGGTGAAAGTATTGCAGCAGGTGTAGTTTTTACCTTGCCCGGTTTTTTATTTTTAAGCAACCCTGACAGCGCCCAGTTTTTTAATTATATCACCATACTTACTCTTTCTATTTTTGGCGGGATATTAGGCACATTAATGATGATACCGCTAAGGCGATCATTAATCGTAAAAGAACATGAAACCTTACCCTATCCTGAAGGCACAGCATGCGCCAGTGTACTTAAGGCAGGAGAAAAGGGTGGCGACCTTGCAAAAACTGCGCTTTACGGGGTAGGATTTGCCTTTATTTATGCCATGTTGCAAAAGATTTTTCATGTAATTGCCGAAACACCTTCGTTTATGACAAGGCAAACGCAAAAGTTTTTTCCTTCAGCAAAACTGAGCTCAGAAATAACCCCAGAATATCTTGGCGTAGGTTATATAATTGGGCCAAAAATAGCAGGCGTATTAGTTGCCGGCGGCGTATTAAGCTGGTTTGTTTTTATTCCATTACTTGCATCCCTTGTACCGGGAGATATTATTGCAGCCCAATTGGTAAAACTGGGTTACCTGGCCGATGTTACAAAAGCCGGCGGACCTGGAGGATGGGATCCGGTAACACAAACTTTTGCTGATTATTCTACTGCAATATACAGGGCATACATCAGGGTTATTGGTGCAGGCGCTGTTGCAGCTGGCGGTTTTATTACCCTTATTAAAACCTTGCCTACCATTATTTCATCTTTCAAAGGCAGCCTTGGTTCATTAAAAAAAGGAGAAGCAGGAGAAAAAATTGAAATCCCAAGAACAGAAAGGGATCTATCTATGAAAATTGTAGGCATTGGAAGTCTTGCACTTATTTTATTAATGACCGTACTGCCACAGGTTCCGGGAGATAATATTGGCAGTAAATTATTACTCGGCATTCTGGTAATAATTTTTGGTGCATTTTTCGTAACCGTTTCTTCCAGGATTGTTGGCCTCATAGGTTCATCCAACAACCCAATAAGCGGTATGACCATTGCTACATTAATGGGAACCTGCCTGGTATTTATTGCCGTAGGCTGGACGGGCAGCCTGTACGAACCAATGGCATTGGTAGTAGGCGGAATGATTTGTATTGCCGCAGCCAATGCAGGCGCTACATCGCAAGATTTAAAAACAGGTTATATAGTTGGCGCCACGCCAAAATACCAGCAAATAGCCCTTTTTGTGGGCGCTATAGTATCCTCGGTTGCCATTGGCTTTACCGTAAAAATTTTAGATACTCCTACGCAGGAAATGCTGGCACAAAATATTCATCACGCCATTGGAACAGACACTTACCCTGCACCACAGGGTACTTTAATGGCTACTTTAATTAAAGGCATTTTATCTTTTAACCTGGACTGGCAATTTGTACTCGTAGGTGCTGCCATTGCTATTGTGGTAGAATTGTGTGGCATTAAAGCTTTGAGTTTTGCCATTGGTATTTATTTACCCTTAAGTACTACCCTACCCATTTTTATAGGCGGCGCCATAAGGGGAATAGCCAACTGGAGAAAGTCCAAAAAACACGATGCAAAAAGTGAAGAAGATGAAGACCTGGGTAAAGGAAATTTATTTGCTACCGGCCTTGTTGCAGGCGGTGCTGTAGCAGGTGTAATTGTAGCCATACTTTCGGTAAATGAAAATATTGCCAATACACTTAAAAACTGGAGCGCCGAACATGGTTTAACACAAATGTTGGGAAGTGAAACAGGATACTTCTTCCTTGGAGTTGCCTTTTTTGCTTTTATGGGATTTGTATTATACAAAATGGCCTTAAAGAAATAA
- a CDS encoding peptide MFS transporter yields MWKKHPKALPFLFFSEMWERFGYYLMIGIFTLYLKDATDGFNMDEKDASSLYGTFIALVFFTPFLGGLIADRYLGYRRSIILGGLLMGIGYCTMGVQSEAMLYLSMTLVIIGNGFFKPNISTLLGNAYTTPEYIDKKDEGYNIFYMGINIGAFVCNFFGAALYSLIGWGAAFAAAGVGMFIGVIIFIIGTKHYKNFDVRKPLQPGDMPLWQIMALVILPSIIFGVIGWFLKGTGGYIFDSNSTDAFIFACIPVLIFYTVLLVRSNKEERPSMAALLSIFAVVILFWAIFKQNGSALNTWASRYTDREVSSTAGNALQALKQTDKSSYTTYKLDSVVKMDHQFRKIRENGKEIKELGYPSYFKNVAPDKLPPEGTFVKTWLPSLSQSINPFWVIALTPLIVAFFTWLRNRNKEPSTPTKIAFGLLISALSVLVMVAAVKAGNNGAEKVSVWWLIGSYGVVTIGELFLSPMGLSLVSKLSPVRITSLMMGGWFLSTSIGNKLSGILASQWDNYENKANYFWLNFILLSAAALFLFLLLKWLNKIMKSRGVH; encoded by the coding sequence ATGTGGAAGAAACATCCTAAAGCATTACCTTTTTTATTTTTCTCCGAAATGTGGGAACGCTTCGGATATTACCTGATGATTGGTATTTTCACGCTCTATCTAAAGGATGCCACAGATGGTTTTAATATGGATGAAAAAGATGCTTCCAGTTTGTACGGCACTTTTATAGCACTTGTCTTTTTTACTCCGTTCTTAGGAGGTTTAATTGCTGACCGTTACCTCGGTTATCGGCGCTCTATTATTCTTGGTGGACTATTAATGGGCATCGGATATTGCACTATGGGTGTTCAAAGCGAAGCAATGTTATATTTATCTATGACTTTAGTAATTATTGGTAACGGATTTTTTAAACCCAATATCTCCACCTTACTGGGAAATGCTTATACCACACCTGAATATATTGACAAGAAAGACGAAGGCTACAATATCTTTTATATGGGTATCAACATTGGAGCATTTGTATGTAATTTTTTTGGCGCTGCTTTATACTCACTTATTGGATGGGGCGCTGCATTTGCAGCTGCCGGTGTGGGTATGTTTATTGGTGTAATTATTTTTATCATTGGCACAAAACATTATAAAAATTTTGACGTAAGAAAACCTCTTCAACCCGGCGATATGCCGCTTTGGCAAATTATGGCATTGGTCATTTTGCCCTCTATCATTTTTGGAGTGATTGGCTGGTTTTTAAAAGGTACTGGAGGATACATTTTTGATTCTAATTCTACCGATGCGTTCATTTTTGCTTGTATTCCGGTTTTAATATTTTATACTGTTTTACTGGTACGAAGCAATAAAGAAGAGCGTCCTTCTATGGCTGCACTTCTTTCCATTTTTGCAGTGGTAATTTTATTTTGGGCCATTTTTAAACAAAACGGTTCTGCACTTAATACCTGGGCGAGCAGATACACTGACAGAGAAGTAAGCAGTACTGCAGGTAACGCCTTGCAGGCTTTAAAACAAACGGATAAGTCTTCTTACACAACATATAAATTGGACAGTGTGGTAAAAATGGATCATCAATTCAGAAAAATAAGAGAAAATGGTAAGGAAATAAAAGAACTGGGATATCCATCATATTTTAAAAATGTTGCACCAGATAAACTACCACCCGAAGGTACATTTGTTAAAACCTGGTTACCCAGCCTTAGTCAATCCATCAATCCCTTTTGGGTTATTGCATTAACGCCATTAATTGTAGCATTTTTTACATGGTTGCGCAATAGAAACAAAGAGCCTTCCACTCCCACCAAGATTGCATTTGGTTTATTAATCTCTGCGTTGTCTGTATTAGTAATGGTAGCAGCAGTAAAAGCAGGAAATAATGGAGCAGAGAAAGTTAGTGTGTGGTGGCTTATTGGCAGTTACGGTGTGGTAACCATTGGTGAATTATTTTTAAGCCCGATGGGGCTGTCATTGGTGTCTAAGCTTAGTCCGGTACGCATCACTTCATTAATGATGGGTGGTTGGTTTCTCTCCACTTCCATTGGCAATAAATTAAGTGGTATATTGGCCAGCCAATGGGATAATTATGAAAATAAAGCAAATTATTTTTGGCTTAATTTTATTTTATTGAGTGCCGCTGCACTATTTCTTTTTCTGTTATTAAAATGGCTGAATAAGATTATGAAATCAAGAGGTGTGCATTAA
- a CDS encoding peptide MFS transporter yields MADQVKTGKHPKALYILFLTEMWERFAYYLMVGILLLYMTDSVTGGKGFSGRVGADIVGSFIALVYLTPFIGGLIADRVLGYTKSIFLGGFLMAAGYIGLSFPGDTAMFISLGLIIVGNGFFKPNISTLLGNIYNREDLKPLKDNAYNIFYMGINIGAFVCNFVAAYLRNNYGWGWAFAAAGIGLLIGLVVLALNLKHVKEGDVKKPVEKEDMSLGQIFGYVFLPAIIAAIIGWFIPNMIFGTTIMGTKANDAFIFACLPIIAFYISLWAKATGQDKKAIGSLLFIFAIAIAFWTIYNQNSTSLTLWAEKHTNRVSTSGEGGTLAKMFPRQTVSDTLRMVTKVNEHLVEVKDASPVTKIETLVSYNNEAKRFDTTVYGITANGNTIDTASKLVKVMGPDPYFNNVPKDQWPGGKSIKLTNTELFQSINPLFIVLLTLFFVPFFDYLRRRGKEPTTASKFAMAMFLSGLSALVMVFAIMSVPSIYTHKTSAVWLWGTYFVFTISEIFLSPIGLSFVSKLAPARLTALMMGGWFLSTSIGGKIAGVMTGFWDDFTDKKIFFLILVVAAFIGGILIFTRLKSLNQIVRDRTGSA; encoded by the coding sequence ATGGCAGATCAAGTAAAAACCGGCAAACATCCCAAGGCATTATATATACTTTTCCTAACAGAAATGTGGGAAAGATTTGCTTATTATTTAATGGTAGGTATTTTATTATTGTATATGACCGACTCTGTTACCGGTGGCAAGGGCTTTTCCGGAAGAGTGGGAGCTGATATTGTGGGCAGTTTTATAGCCCTTGTTTATTTAACGCCTTTTATAGGCGGGTTAATTGCCGACAGGGTTTTGGGCTATACTAAATCTATTTTCCTGGGTGGGTTTTTAATGGCTGCCGGTTATATTGGCCTTTCTTTTCCAGGAGATACGGCCATGTTTATTTCGCTGGGTTTAATAATTGTGGGTAACGGCTTTTTTAAACCCAATATTTCTACATTACTGGGTAATATTTATAATAGGGAAGATTTAAAACCATTAAAAGACAATGCCTATAATATATTTTACATGGGTATTAATATAGGCGCTTTTGTATGCAATTTTGTTGCCGCTTATTTAAGAAATAACTATGGCTGGGGATGGGCTTTTGCCGCTGCCGGTATAGGATTGTTAATTGGCCTTGTGGTATTAGCTTTAAATTTAAAACATGTTAAAGAAGGCGATGTAAAGAAACCGGTTGAAAAAGAAGATATGAGCCTGGGGCAAATTTTTGGCTATGTATTTTTACCAGCTATCATTGCCGCAATTATTGGTTGGTTTATTCCAAATATGATTTTTGGCACTACTATTATGGGAACAAAAGCAAATGATGCTTTTATTTTTGCCTGCCTGCCCATTATCGCATTTTATATTTCACTTTGGGCAAAAGCAACAGGGCAGGATAAAAAAGCTATTGGTTCATTGCTTTTTATTTTTGCCATTGCCATTGCCTTTTGGACCATTTACAACCAAAACTCTACAAGCCTTACGCTTTGGGCAGAAAAGCACACCAACCGGGTTTCCACTTCTGGAGAAGGGGGAACTTTAGCCAAAATGTTTCCCAGGCAAACGGTAAGCGATACTTTGAGGATGGTAACCAAGGTAAACGAGCATTTGGTAGAGGTAAAGGATGCATCCCCGGTTACCAAAATAGAAACCCTGGTTAGCTATAATAATGAAGCAAAGCGCTTTGATACCACGGTATATGGCATAACCGCCAATGGCAATACCATTGACACCGCCAGTAAACTAGTGAAAGTAATGGGCCCCGATCCTTATTTTAATAACGTTCCCAAAGACCAATGGCCCGGAGGTAAAAGCATTAAACTTACTAATACCGAATTATTTCAATCCATAAACCCTTTATTTATTGTATTACTTACTTTGTTTTTTGTGCCTTTCTTTGATTATTTAAGAAGAAGGGGAAAAGAGCCTACTACGGCTTCTAAATTTGCCATGGCCATGTTCCTTTCCGGGCTTTCGGCGCTGGTAATGGTTTTTGCAATTATGTCTGTTCCTTCTATTTACACCCACAAAACCTCTGCAGTTTGGCTTTGGGGAACCTACTTTGTGTTTACCATTAGTGAAATTTTCTTAAGCCCGATTGGGTTATCATTTGTATCAAAACTTGCCCCCGCAAGACTCACCGCTTTAATGATGGGCGGCTGGTTTTTATCTACTTCAATAGGTGGAAAAATTGCCGGGGTAATGACAGGGTTTTGGGACGACTTTACCGACAAGAAAATTTTTTTCCTCATTTTAGTAGTAGCCGCATTTATTGGAGGAATTTTAATATTTACAAGATTAAAATCTTTAAACCAGATTGTGAGGGACAGGACCGGTTCAGCATAA
- the purD gene encoding phosphoribosylamine--glycine ligase has translation MNILIIGAGGREHTLAWKIAQSPLCTSLFIAPGNAGTAQCGINLPVLVTDFEKIAQACSIHKIDLVVVGPEDPLVHGIVDFLQSKQEFKNMYIIGPAKNAAQLEGSKAFAKRFMNDYKIPTAAFKKFSAENYEDGVEYIKQHSLPIVLKADGLAAGKGVVICQSHMEALAEFDLMLHRSKFGDAGKIVVIEEFLQGIEMSVFFLTDGKNFVLLPEAKDYKRVGQNDTGLNTGGMGAVSPVPGFDASLKEKVIKQIIEPTLAGLQKEKLDYKGFVFLGLMISNGNPYMIEYNCRMGDPETEVVVPRLKNDLLTILLATAQQKLDKIIIETDERTAVTVVAASGGYPGNFETGKLITGLNSIYANDSIIFHAGTEDKNGKTYTRGGRVLAATSFGSNIADAAEHSNYLLEQVNFEGMFFRQDIGYEFK, from the coding sequence ATGAATATCCTGATTATTGGCGCCGGTGGCCGAGAACATACCCTGGCCTGGAAGATTGCCCAAAGCCCGCTTTGTACTTCATTATTTATTGCACCGGGCAATGCTGGTACTGCTCAATGCGGTATCAACCTTCCGGTTTTGGTTACCGATTTTGAAAAAATAGCCCAGGCCTGCTCCATTCATAAAATAGATTTGGTAGTAGTGGGCCCGGAAGATCCGCTGGTACATGGCATTGTTGATTTCCTACAGTCTAAACAGGAATTTAAAAATATGTACATCATTGGGCCTGCCAAAAATGCTGCCCAATTGGAGGGTAGTAAAGCATTTGCAAAGCGCTTTATGAACGACTATAAAATCCCTACCGCAGCATTTAAGAAATTTTCTGCTGAAAATTATGAAGATGGCGTGGAATATATAAAGCAGCATTCTTTGCCCATTGTTTTAAAAGCTGATGGGCTTGCCGCAGGCAAAGGCGTGGTAATTTGCCAAAGCCATATGGAAGCCCTGGCCGAATTTGACCTGATGTTGCACCGCAGTAAATTTGGCGATGCCGGAAAAATTGTAGTGATTGAAGAATTTTTGCAGGGCATTGAAATGAGTGTTTTCTTTTTAACCGATGGTAAAAATTTTGTACTGTTGCCCGAGGCAAAAGATTATAAAAGAGTAGGGCAAAATGATACCGGCTTAAATACCGGTGGCATGGGAGCGGTAAGCCCTGTTCCGGGGTTTGATGCCTCTTTAAAAGAAAAAGTAATTAAACAAATTATTGAGCCTACACTTGCAGGGTTGCAAAAAGAAAAACTGGATTATAAAGGATTTGTATTTCTTGGCCTTATGATCAGTAATGGTAACCCTTACATGATTGAATATAACTGCCGAATGGGCGACCCCGAAACTGAAGTAGTGGTTCCCAGGCTTAAAAATGACCTGCTCACTATTTTGCTGGCCACCGCTCAGCAAAAACTGGATAAAATTATTATTGAAACCGATGAAAGGACTGCAGTAACAGTAGTAGCCGCAAGTGGTGGTTACCCCGGCAATTTTGAAACCGGCAAACTCATTACCGGCCTTAATAGTATTTATGCAAACGACAGTATCATTTTTCATGCAGGCACAGAAGATAAAAACGGCAAAACATATACAAGAGGCGGAAGGGTATTAGCTGCTACCTCTTTTGGCAGCAATATAGCCGATGCTGCGGAACATTCAAATTACCTGCTTGAGCAGGTAAATTTTGAAGGAATGTTTTTTAGGCAGGATATTGGTTATGAGTTCAAATAA